The following coding sequences are from one Plasmodium knowlesi strain H genome assembly, chromosome: 9 window:
- a CDS encoding SICAvar, type I, with the protein MASSAGSDLFRAWLDQEVKAAQGAQGATAAAASRITDAMRKNLEGEWNKLKTSLEKSGSAEISGLCGDVDERVRVGGGSVVARKEYLKNICKGIAEIRYFMSGVETKRYTGIMGRGTDEDEDPVITTLDGAKAYPRCIVGMLAMSELYGDHCHLEEIIQHISPEVQRKLGGTHQTRGAKLDACGDIKTEDLKFGRTVLHNAIKDWVKGERGKGKKDGVMRVGYVWGWRDEVCSRTRRDQPHVQELRKENAQHMTSFLGVGKVNDRKAIMDELMNDKEIITVQDIQNVLQESMSNGGTANVDTIMNKVGEKIKKNEADVCMKEKSKSFCERLRCAKQHWELNNKQQGDFWSNNVEKKLEKLITSTTVDNGGTGGAYCNGNFTNNANKEACKHMAALLHEMYETQSSGNDKYSEQIIQCLLLKAYANKLKEQAKNKGYCDIEKGLKKAFDQSSTIMNTSGQCQTPNDKTCFECKWENDDTTKDGLDNCTIPNGPSQEKVLEKVVKLFKENKQTKEDEVHKTLTDFNNKNPLCERFQCLAAKGQDQKGNDTFWTTDVKELWQELSQAMTKTHGTSINGECNQMDGGRTPTNPERKACNYLNTGFEALYNTTTTPSSSVNGKLLSNPSLRQTMGCFLLHSYAKYMKDRAVCDIEKGIQKAFTLWGDPNEKASDTCKVNGKELCVPCHWQESDDKWENCSISTSGQNTTEVKDKLNDIVKKEDEAVKKATDAMNELTLCERVQCVGKRWLKEIRNKTSDPLTEADWDQVWEEAKSQLTELSGGIEKNKKETEVTKHCSMDESKGKEACLLIAAGLKSLYDIPVNGTDPNDAVKASFQRTMRCVLLNAIADKLQDDNFPCRDEKNVAAGITAAFKNSETIMGKGDGCQNGNVTCFKCDRVSLKDLTNCKVGENKDKELKNKVEEVLNDDNYGAKEEMKKIEAQAIKDICKPCEEDKNGEKCKRFECIVKKWEERNKTKVNGTVTWDDMKGDFGTELESLLNDMKDTTNQTTAALHCNNTNWKDNDAHGFANKTACQLVARGLQHISKIQLEYSDTAKPGTGQDKDPYDKQEYKQLVACLMLKAVVQKMKEDSKICDIDIGISAAFAKAGKIKSDHCKNGKPCIECKLTDEFDNCTIGNDKVKNKLDSLLTVEKKTNVDQTLEPITKTKGNIGTLCDRLQCLASRVQLTQGRHNAVSRIKGAGIKREGIEVIEREGIKGRKKERKLQIPGKPCEQDKDICNRLTCVMGKWEKNRSLAVGSTPWEKSGTQRNQLKDDFNWRLGELLDGMSKNQNDVSQHCTNGTWGNDAHGRANETACKLVVAGLQHISSIKHEYDRTKDANPFDHQDIRQVLSCLWLKRIVEEMKKRSTICDISKGIEAGSKAWNDIKKAHCTKQPCIDCNLNDINYGTCKIGSDDVQVKDKLEPLLTGREDKVKTAFTPITTTGGNAGPSLCDRLQCLSSRVHALAASDGPLKSSAKTFWKKGGELEQLWKELSQAMTTKGTGDNGDCSKVDGDRTPTDPERKACNYLHAGLKHLYTTTAKPLSSTGDNKLLSNPPLRRTMGCFLLHAYAKHMKDKANCLVESGIKRAFGSWEPSKKVICNGPESCVPCYWNEGDYDNCQITKNGTTKDKTLAKNKLEQVKDKITETSTETLTNINEMKNLCDYIKCAAPRWFKNGMKGTTNKTWCDFWDKAVKEALTKMFDQISQNGKDKTNSACNDFGDGNEHSVERKACNHITAGLKYISEAEGVANGGTQIATAKADDKFFKQTMMCAALNLYADKIKKQTETSCPIGEDKIRAMFEAGNGSNTTSSTSCPTGGSGNNVCFTCERNENFSSCNLLVDKDLIATASSGGSSPCNNNDNDKDKVPKQMNNLLEDNSINTKMEPTLKEINEMTTFCTQLQCAARKWNLATKGKKETPSWNDINTVVEEELKKLLKKITNDGNWNEVATYCTGDIGSSKDDTPGEKKAKQKACKLFALGLKHISNINEGDDATKSLKKTMMCAALNLYADQLIDKANDQCPLDGTKLKEAIKYAFEEGNATMKNGGTSCSGGSNGTNYCFVCKRHDNFPNCQIGNNPNDKVKDKMTILLNNEDQSNTASNNNQEKTLEKINKIELFCTQVQCAIKQKLRSQHKLQNGIPSWSDIDSDAKGVLAQLLEQMVQGRNQAAVNQYCNDEAKWSTFGHKGKHTNKEACLLFAAGLEHIYTHGNGHTMGQFKGPSFEQTMGCLFLKEYAEQLKKMAEIQKKYKVHPDCSVHSGIEHAFGKSKDIMKNVLSKCINGTNGISCFECKIDQDYDDCSISNDNVGSEVNKLFEDKQNKDHMEETLSNTVCPILLTDILTPFLPLAPVSIGLSAMAYYLWKYFGPLGKGGGRFRRSPVEIPGPSVQEQVLDHVEEAGPHEYRLVKERKRRSAPTRTKRSGRVNRRTIIEIHFEVLDECQKGDTQSNQKDFLELLVQEFMGSEFMEEEQVLKEEVLMEEVLMEEVPMERVPIEEVPSLGSVFMV; encoded by the exons ATGGCGTCATCAGCAGGCAGTGATCTTTTCAGGGCATGGTTGGATCAGGAGGTGAAGGCGGCACAGGGAGCGCAGGGTGCCACCGCCGCGGCAGCGAGTAGAATTACA GATGCAATGAGGAAGAATTTGGAGGGGGAATGGAACAAATTGAAGACTTCCTTGGAGAAGTCGGGGTCAGCGGAAATATCTGGTCTGTGTGGGGACGTAGATGAACGTGTGCGGGTTGGGGGGGGTTCGGTGGTTGCAAGGAAGGAATATCTGAAGAATATATGCAAAGGAATTGCTGAAATAAGATATTTCATGAGTGGTGTCGAAACAAAGAGATACACGGGAATTATGGGTAGAGGAACTGACGAGGATGAGGATCCCGTTATTACGACCCTCGATGGTGCTAAAGCTTATCCTCGTTGTATTGTGGGCATGCTTGCGATGTCCGAACTGTACGGGGATCACTGCCATTTGGAAGAAATCATACAACACATATCACCTGAAGTGCAGAGGAAGTTAGGGGGCACACACCAAACTAGGGGGGCAAAGTTGGATGCCTGTGGGGACATTAAAACCGAAGATTTAAAGTTCGGCAGAACAGTTCTCCATAATGCAATCAAGGATTGGGTTAAGGGAgagaggggaaagggaaagaaggatggAGTTATGAGGGTGGGGTATGTGTGGGGGTGGCGGGACGAGGTATGTAGCCGCACAAGAAGGGATCAGCCGCATGTACAAGAACTGAGGAAGGAGAATGCACAACATATGACATCATTCTTAGGCGTAGGCAAAGTCAATGATAGAAAAGCAATAATGGACGAATTAATGAATGATAAGGAAATAATAACAGTCCAGGACATACAGAACGTATTGCAAGAATCTATGAGTAATGGTGGAACTGCGAACGTAGACACCATAATGAACAAAGTAGGGGAGAAAAtcaagaaaaatgaag CTGATGTATgcatgaaagaaaagagcAAGTCATTTTGTGAGCGCCTGAGATGTGCAAAACAACATTGGGAATTGAACAACAAGCAGCAG GGAGATTTCTGGAGCAACAACGTCGAGAAGAAGTTGGAAAAACTCATCACCAGTACGACGGTAGACAATGGTGGCACCGGAGGTGCCTATTGCAATGGCAATTTTACGAATAATGCAAATAAGGAAGCATGCAAACACATGGCAGCATTGCTGCACGAAATGTACGAAACTCAAAGTAGTGGCAATGACAAATATTCTGAACAAATTATACAATGTCTTTTATTAAAAGCATATGCtaacaaattaaaagaacaaGCAAAAAACAAAGGATATTGTGACATAGaaaaaggtttaaagaaagcTTTCGATCAAAGCAGTACCATTATGAATACGTCAGGTCAATGCCAAACTCCTAATGACAAGACTTGTTTTGAATGTAAATGGGAGAATGACGACACCACTAAGGACGGACTTGACAATTGCACTATTCCCAATGGCCCCAGCCAAGAGAAAGTACTGGAGAAAGTGGTTAAACTGTTCaaagaaaacaaacaaacgaaGGAGGACGAAGTACATAAAACCTTAACTGATTTTAATAATAAGAACCCCCTCTGTGAGCGTTTCCAATGTTTAGCAGCTAAAGGACAAGATCAAAAGGGCAAC GACACATTCTGGACGACGGATGTTAAGGAATTGTGGCAAGAATTGTCACAAGCAATGACGAAGACACATGGCACAAGCATAAACGGAGAATGTAATCAAATGGATGGTGGAAGAACACCCACCAACCCTGaaaggaaggcatgcaattatttgaaTACCGGCTTCGAAGCACTGTACAATACGACGACGACGCCGTCGTCGTCCGTCAACGGCAAACTTCTGTCCAACCCATCGTtgagacaaacgatgggttgtttcttacttcattcttACGCAAAATATATGAAGGACAGAGCTGTATGTGATATTGAAAAGGGGATACAGAAAGCTTTCACGTTATGGGGAGACCCAAATGAAAAAGCATCTGATACTTGCAAAGTTAATGGCAAGGAACTTTGTGTTCCTTGCCATTGGCAAGAAAGTGACGACAAATGGGAGAACTGCTCCATTAGCACAAGTGGCCAGAACACAACGGAggtaaaggacaaattgaatGACATCGTCAAGAAAGAAGACGAAGCTGTAAAGAAGGCAACGGATGCCATGAATGAACTAACATTATGTGAGCGTGTCCAATGTGTGGGGAAGAGATGGTTGAAGGAGATCAGAAATAAGACCAGCGACCCCCTAACAGAAGCCGACTGG gACCAAGTGTGGGAAGAAGCCAAGAGTCAGCTGACGGAACTCTCAGGGGGGATAGAgaagaataagaaggaaacggAAGTCACCAAACATTGCAGTATGGATGAaagcaaaggaaaggaggcttgcctccttatcgcagcaggattaaaaagtCTCTACGACATCCCTGTCAACGGCACCGATCCTAACGATGCCGTTAAGGCATCGTTCCAAAGAACGATGCGCTGTGTTCTATTAAATGCCATTGCAGATAAACTACAAGACGACAACTTTCCATGTAGGGATGAGAAGAATGTAGCGGCAGGAATAACGGCGGCTTTTAAGAATAGTGAGACTATTATGGGTAAAGGTGACGGTTGCCAGAATGGTAATGTTACGTGTTTTAAATGTGATAGGGTATCTTTAAAGGATCTTACGAATTGCAAGGTTGGCGAAAACAAAGATAAGGAATTAAAGAACAAAGTAGAAGAAGTGCTCAACGACGACAACTACGGTgctaaggaagaaatgaagaaaattgagGCCCAAGCTATAAaggacatat GTAAACCGTGTGAAGAGGACAAGAATGGTGAAAAATGTAAGCGCTTTGAGTGTATTGTGaagaaatgggaagaaaggaataaaacaaaagtaAACGGAACGGTTACCTGG GATGACATGAAGGGTGACTTTGGAACAGAGTTAGAATCACTCCTAAATGACATGAAGGACACTACAAATCAGACCACCGCTGCGCTCCATTGCAACAACACTAATTGGAAGGATAACGACGCCCATGGCTTCGCTAATAAAACTGCATGCCAGCTTGTTGCACGAGGGCTGCAACATATATCTAAAATTCAGCTTGAATATAGTGATACGGCCAAGCCCGGGACGGGTCAGGATAAAGACCCTTATGATAAACAAGAGTATAAACAATTGGTTGCTTGTTTAATGTTAAAAGCCGtcgtacaaaaaatgaaagaagacagCAAAATTTGTGACATAGACATAGGGATTAGTGCCGCCTTTGCAAAGGCAGGCAAAATTAAAAGCGACCATTGCAAGAATGGTAAACCTTGCATTGAGTGCAAGTTGACGGACGAATTTGATAATTGCACCATTGGTAATGACAAAgtaaagaacaaattggaTTCATTACTCACAGTAGAGAAAAAGACCAACGTCGACCAAACCTTGGAACCAATAactaaaacaaaaggaaatattgGCACCCTCTGTGACCGTCTCCAGTGCTTAGCATCTCGAGTTCAGCTGACCCAGGGCAGGCATAATGCGGTAAGTAGAATAAAAGGagcaggaataaaaagagaaggaatagaagtaatagaaagagaaggaataaaaggaagaaaaaaagaaagaaaacttcagattccgg GCAAACCGTGCGAGCAGGATAAGGACATATGTAATCGTCTTACATGTGTAATGGGCAAATGGGAGAAGAATAGGAGCCTCGCTGTCGGTAGTACTCCCTGGGAAAAAAGCGGAACACAACGA AATCAACTGAAAGATGACTTCAACTGGAGATTAGGGGAACTCCTAGATGGCATGAGTAAAAATCAGAATGATGTTTCTCAACACTGTACCAACGGCACTTGGGGCAATGATGCCCATGGCAGGGCAAACGAGACCGCCTGTAAGCTTGTTGTAGCGGGGCTTCAACATATTTCGAGCATTAAGCATGAATATGACAGAACGAAGGATGCAAACCCCTTTGACCACCAGGACATTAGGCAAGTCCTCTCTTGTTTATGGTTAAAGAGGATCgtggaggaaatgaaaaaaagaagtacaaTATGCGATATATCTAAAGGTATTGAGGCAGGTTCTAAAGCATGGAACGACATTAAAAAAGCTCATTGCACGAAGCAACCTTGTATTGACTGCAATTTGAACGACATCAACTATGGaacttgcaaaattggcagtGACGATGTCCAGGTTAAGGACAAATTGGAACCATTACTCACAGGGAGAGAAGACAAAGTCAAGACCGCTTTCACCCCAATAACTACAACAGGGGGGAACGCCGGTCCATCTCTCTGTGATCGCTTACAATGTTTATCCTCTCGAGTTCACGCACTCGCTGCATCTGATGGACCACTCAAGAGCAGTGCG AAAACATTTTGGAAGAAGGGTGGCGAATTAGAGCAACTATGGAAAGAATTGTCACAAGCAATGACCACAAAGGGCACAGGAGATAATGGGGATTGTAGTAAAGTGGATGGTGATAGAACTCCCACTGATCCTGaaaggaaggcatgcaattatttgcatgccggcttaaaGCATCTGTATACGACGACGGCGAAGCCGTTGTCGTCGACAGGCGACAATAAACTTTTGTCCAACCCACCGTTGAGACGGAcaatgggttgtttcttacttcacgcttatgcaaaacatatgaaAGACAAAGCGAATTGTTTAGTGGaatcaggaataaaaagagctTTTGGTTCATGGGAACCAAGTAAGAAGGTTATTTGCAATGGCCCCGAATCATGTGTCCCTTGCTATTGGAATGAAGGCGACTATGACAACTGCCAAATTACCAAAAATGGCACCACCAAAGATAAGACGCTAgcaaagaacaaattagaaCAAGTTAAGGACAAAATTACCGAAACCTCCACAGAGACCCTAACGaatataaatgaaatgaagaacttATGCGATTATATTAAATGTGCCGCACCCAGGTGGTTCAAAAACGGCATGAAGGGTACTACTAACAAGAcatgg tgtgacttttgggataAGGCTGTTAAAGAGGCACTGACCAAGATGTTCGATCAAATCTCTCAGAATGGAAAGGACAAAACTAATTCTGCATGCAATGattttggtgatggtaatgaacatagtgttgaaagaaaagcttgtaatcatatcacggCAGGACTAAAATACATTTCTGAAGCCGAAGGTGTCGCCAACGGCGGCACCCAGATTGCAACTGCAAAGGCGGATGAcaagttttttaaacaaactatgatgtgcgcagcacttaatctttacgcagataaaataaaaaaacaaacggaGACAAGTTGTCCCATTGGTGAGGACAAAATAAGGGCAATGTTTGAAGCAGGGAATGGAAGTAATACTACGTCTTCGACTTCGTGTCCAACTGGTGGTAGTGGTAATAATGTTTGTTTTACGtgtgaaaggaatgaaaattttagTTCTTGCAACCTCCTCGTTGATAAAGACTTAATTGCAACAGCATCATCAGGTGGAAGTTCACCCTGTAATAATAACGACAACGACAAAGACAAAGTCccaaaacaaatgaacaatctcctcgaagacaactCCATTAACACCAAAATGGAACCAACattaaaggaaataaatgaaatgaccactttctgtactcaactccaatgtgcagcaAGGAAATGGAATCTGGCGACaaaaggcaaaaaggaaacaccatcttgg aaTGACATAAACACTGTCGTTGAAGAGGAATTAAAGAAActtctaaaaaaaattacgaatgATGGGAATTGGAATGAAGTTGCCACATACTGCACCGGCGACATCGGTTCGTCGAAAGACGACAcaccaggagaaaaaaaggcaaagcaaaaagcttgtaagctttttgctttaggtttaaaacacatttctaaTATAAACGAAGGTGACGATGCTACCAAATCACTTAaaaaaactatgatgtgcgcagcacttaatctttatgctgatcaattaataGACAAAGCAAATGATCAATGTCCCCTCGATGGAACTAAATTAAAAGAGGCAATAAAATACGCTTTTGAAGAAGGTAATGCCACTATGAAGAATGGAGGAACTTCATGCTCAGGGGGTAGTAATGGTACTAATtattgttttgtttgcaaaagaCATGACAATTTTCCCAATTGTCAAATTGGCAACAATCCCAATGACAAAGTAAAGGATAAAATGACCATTCTCCTCAACAACGAAGACCAATCCAACACCGCATCCAACAACAACCAGGAAAAAACactagagaaaataaataaaatagaattattttgtactcaagtccaatgtgcTATAAAACAAAAGCTAAGGAGCCAACATAAACTTCAAAATGGAATaccatcttgg AGCGACATCGACAGTGACGCCAAAGGCGTATTAGCGCAACTTCTAGAACAAATGGTGCAGGGTAGAAATCAGGCTGCAGTTAACCAATACTGCAATGACGAAGCTAAATGGAGTACATTCGgccataaaggaaaacatacaaataaagaagcttgtttactttttgctgcaggattaGAGCACATTTATACTCATGGTAATGGCCACACGATGGGCCAGTttaagggcccatcgtttgaacaaacgatgggttgtttatttctaaaagaatatgcagaacaattaaaaaaaatggcagaaatacaaaaaaagtataaggtACATCCTGATTGTAGCGTACATTCGGGCATAGAACATGCTTTTGGTAAAAGTAAAGACATTATGAAGAATGTATTATCTAAATGCATCAATGGTACTAATGgtatttcttgttttgaatgcaaaattGACCAAGATTATGATGATTGCTCCATTAGCAATGACAACGTAGGGAGCGAAGTTAATAAATTGTTCGAGGACAAACAGAACAAAGACCATATGGAAGAAACATTAtcgaatacagtctgtcccatccttcttacggatatccttaccccttttcttcctttggctcctgtctctattggcctttctgctatggcttattacctttggaag tattttggtcctcttggtaaaggaggaggacgtttccgaagatctcctgttgaaattcctggtccatcagtacaggaacaagtcctcgatcatgtggaagaagctggtccacatgaatatcgattggtgaaggaacgaaaacggcgttctgctccaacgagaacgaaacgttctggtcgcgtgaatcgtcgcacgattattgaaattcattttgaagtgttggacgaatgtcaaaaaggggacacacaatcgaaccagaaggattttctggaacttctggttcaagaattcatgggaagcgaatttatggaagaagaacaggttcttaaggaagaggttcttatggaagaggttcttatggaagaggttcctatggaacgtgttcctattgaagaggttccaagtttaggttccgtgtttatggtttag
- a CDS encoding KIR protein, with protein MATSSPLPSEQKYEALGKERNCTTSHGDPSKNGSILVDLGVGVGVFTSAKNDAEQILEAYCRVFTQDRGSSPYYEPCHFFYFWLGNLLKDKLTGPASLHDAMKPAYTHLGNFQFKGAFKEKCEDLYPYIGKDLFDLYKKIFDYAYNYKSLESKSEVKNKFLCSSECATYVKEVEQAYSSVNSACGSDASGDKFCQELKTEYSKYFDNNHKPKWKCTPVTEGESEDEEEEDHDDDDNPLWNIEEIEEEKLSALPSRAQFYKSFEGGESSCGGEDENDWTWIKQMRHPLGEDKAPDINEFTERIIKGLCYVQRMKSSSTTNNNKYCNFFYFWVGGMLWRKFKWRNKSFRDNMEKIKVAVEQNTSEHGCTFNFPTRGMKYFMLNKILFDYFEDKNYMKTALGEQHGGMNCANPYYKYLQRAYNAYWTMRGLCPDVVEGGGSNNGWCTEFNNLYNVCKNGGKADTHAECKVALTEPLGTLCTDRSNPASMEEENALSTPTGTSSSTTSIPGTVAGGTLATVGLPTIGFFLYKYTSLFDGIKNSLFGGSNNTGGRNRGRGRRSTIRHQHFDDNFTGNDSSTLGDDSSTLGGGGGESSTLGGSSTDVSTIYNEPPSRPTGSTRTRTNNRRQGNIRYYAT; from the exons ATGGCAACTTCAAGTCCATTACCCTCAGAGCAGAAATATGAGGCACTCGGAAAAGAGAGGAACTGCACTACAAGTCATGGAGATCCAAGTAAAAATGGCAGCATATTGGTGGATCTGGGGGTAGGAGTGGGAGTATTCACAAGTGCTAAGAATGATGCCGAACAAATTTTGGAGGCCTACTGCCGTGTATTCACACAAGACAGAGGTAGCTCACCCTATTATGAACCatgccactttttttacttttggttgggaaatttattaaaagaCAAATTAACAGGCCCTGCTTCTCTGCACGACGCCATGAAACCTGCTTATACGCATCTGGGAAATTTCCAATTTAAAGGTGCATTCAAGGAGAAGTGTGAGGATTTATATCCTTATATTGGCAAAGATCTCTTCGACCTCTataagaaaattttcgaTTACGCTTATAATTATAAGAGTTTAGAAAGTAAGAGCGAAGTgaagaataaatttttatgcAGTTCAGAATGTGCCACATATGTGAAGGAAGTTGAACAAGCCTACTCAAGTGTAAATAGTGCCTGCGGGAGTGATGCGTCGGGGGATAAATTCTGTCAGGAACTGAAGACTGAATATAGTAAATATTTTGATAATAACCATaaaccaaaatggaaatgcacTCCTGTGACTGAAGGAGAATCGGAagacgaggaagaagaagaccaCGATGATGACGACAACCCTCTATGGAACatagaagaaatagaa GAAGAGAAATTGAGTGCACTACCGTCACGTGCACAATTCTACAAAAGCTTCGAAGGCGGCGAGAGTAGTTGTGGAGGCGAGGATGAGAATGACTGGACGTGGATCAAACAAATGAGGCACCCTTTGGGGGAGGATAAGGCTCCCGATATTAACGAGTTTACCGAACGAATTATAAAGGGTTTGTGCTATGTACAAAGAATGAAGAGCAGCTCTACTACCAATAATAACAAATATTGTaacttcttttacttttggGTGGGGGGTATGTTGTGGAGAAAATTTAAGTGGAGAAATAAATCATTCAGAGATAATATGGAAAAGATTAAGGTTGCAGTGGAGCAGAATACAAGTGAGCATGGGTGCACCTTCAATTTTCCGACTAGAGGGATGAAGTATTTCATgctaaataaaattttgttcgaTTATTTCGAAGACAAAAATTACATGAAGACAGCTTTAGGTGAGCAGCATGGGGGGATGAATTGTGCTAACCCATATTATAAGTACTTACAAAGAGCATATAATGCTTATTGGACTATGAGGGGTTTGTGTCCAGATGTGGTGGAAGGTGGGGGAAGTAATAATGGGTGGTGTACGGAATTTAATAATTTGTATAATGTctgtaaaaatggggggaaggCGGACACACATGCTGAGTGTAAGGTGGCACTTACAGAACCATTAGGAACTTTATGTACAGACCGTTCCAATCCAGCCTCgatggaagaggaaaatgcaCTTTCCACACCAACGGGTACATCCTCCTCCACCACCTCCATTCCTGGTACTGTAGCTGGTGGTACATTAGCAACAGTTGGATTACCAACCATcggtttctttttatataaa tatactTCCCtatttgatggaataaaaaactcCCTCTTTGGTGGTAGTAATAAtacaggaggaaggaataggggaagaggaagaagatctaCTATTCGACATCAACACTTTGATGACAATTTCACAGGGAATGATTCTTCCACACTAGGAGACGATTCTTCCACCctaggtggtggtggtggggaATCGTCCACCTTAGGTGGTAGCTCCACCGATGTTTCGACCATCTATAATGAACCACCTAGTAGACCAACCGGAAGTACACgaacaagaacaaataatagaAGACAAGGAAATATACGTTATTATGCCACGTAA
- a CDS encoding palmitoyltransferase DHHC9, putative, protein MNNFLSFLFVTLLSAFIYMCYLYCLQNEYLNSYGRTVRIILGALSAPFFICYYWSFIKCSFNNPGYVDSTWEANAEENNIQIEKRKIRNYTPNKYTICDKCNFLVRPERAHHCRSCKKCVLKMDHHCPWIGTCVGERNLKYFFLFLSYGLLTTVYIAITISPKFILALHESESNKASDTLHHGALLITVCASLTMMIALVFMNCQYVYFISRNITVIESSYTDKNPYDLGTYNNWKMVFGEFKWKWFFPLTPENLYPTKDYLYPLNDIYLNINNVDMDDSFLASHDENSKEENV, encoded by the exons ATGAATAATTTTCTGTCATTCCTTTTCGTGACACTCTTGAGTGCCTTCATTTATATGTGCTACCTGT ATTGCCTCCAAAATGAATACCTAAACAGCTATGGCCGCACAGTGCGCATAATCCTGGGAGCACTCagtgcccccttttttatttgctaCTATTGGTCCTTTATAAAGTGCTCCTTCAACAACCCTGGATACGTGGACAGTACGTGGGAAG CAAACGCAGAAGAAAATAACATACAGATCGAAAAGCGGAAAATTAGGAATTACACGCCGAATAAGTACACCATCTGCGACAAATGCAACTTTCTTGTTAGACCAGAGAGGGCCCACCACTGCCGG TCCTGCAAGAAATGCGTGCTGAAGATGGACCACCATTGTCCATGGATAGGCACCTGCGTGGGTGAGAGGAACTTGAAgtactttttcctcttcttgtCCTACGGGTTGCTCACAACGGTGTACATTGCCATTACGATTAGCCCGAAGTTTATACTGGCTCTACACGAAAGCGAAAGTAACAAG GCCTCCGACACGCTGCACCATGGCGCCCTGCTGATCA CCGTCTGTGCTTCCCTTACAATGATGATAGCTCTAGTCTTC ATGAACTGCCAATACGTCTATTTCATTTCCCGTAATATCACTGTAATAGAGTCGTCGTACACGGATAAG AACCCTTATGACTTGGGCACCTACAATAACTGGAAAATG GTATTTGGCGAATTCAAGTGGAAGTGGTTCTTCCCCCTCACCCCCGAAAATCTCTACCCTACAA AAGACTACCTGTACCCGCTCAACGACATATACCTCAACATCAACAACGTCGACATGGATGATTCATTTTTAGCTAGTCACGACGAAAATTCGAAAGAGGAGAATGTTTAA